Below is a window of Lacrimispora xylanolytica DNA.
GAACAGGGAGGAGCTATCATTGGAAGTACCATTAATAAGTACGCCTATTGCTCCATAGTTCCAAGAGAAGACGACCAGATCATCGTCCATTCCCTGGACTTTGACATGACGGTTAAATACAACACCAATGAAAACTATGTCTACGATGGCAGGCTGGACCTTGTAACGGCAGCCTTAAAAGCCATGGACATCAAACAGGGCTGTGAAGTTTATTTACAGTGTGATGCGCCTCCAGGCTCAGGCCTTGGAACCTCATCTACCGTTATGGTGGCACTTTTGACCGCCATGGCCAAATGGAAGGGCATTGAGCTGGACAGCTATGCCATGGCTGATTTAGCCTATAAAGTGGAACGAGAGGATTTAAAGATCGACGGAGGCTATCAGGATCAGTACGCAGCCACCTTCGGCGGCTTTAATTTCATTGAATTCCACGGTCGTAACAACGTAGTGGTAAACCCACTTCGAATCAAAAAGGAGATCATTCACGAGCTCCAGTATAACCTGCTTTTATGCTACACCGGCAATATCCATGTATCCGCCAACATCATAAAAGACCAGGTATCCAACTATGAAAAGAAAGATCCCTTTGATGCCATGTGTGAGGTAAAAGCACTTGCCTATGCCATGAAAGATGAGCTGTTAAAGGGAAATTTATATAGCTTTGGAAAGCTTCTCGATTACGGCTGGAAAAGCAAAAAACGTATGAGCACCAAGATCACCACTCCCCATATCGATGAGCTTTATGAAGAGGCCTTAAAAGCAGGCGCCCTTGGCGGAAAGCTTTTAGGTGCAGGCGGTGGAGGTTTCCTTTTGGTATACTGCCCATATAACGTGCGCCACAAAGTAGCAGCCCGCATGGAAGCAGCAGGCGGACAGCTCACAGATTGGAACTTTGAATTAAGAGGGGCCCAGGCGTGGATCACCGATGAAGCACGTTGGGACTATTCTGATATCCGGGTGAAGATACCGGGCGGAGAATATAAATTTAACCTGTAAGAACACGGCACCAGGAGAATCAGAACATTATGGATAAAATCGTATTTTTAGACCGGGACGGAACCATCAACAAAGAAGTAGACTACTTATACCGCCCGGAAGACCTCGTAATACTCCCAGAAGTAACAGGAGCTCTAAGACGTCTGAAAGAGCATGGCTTTCGCCTTGTGGTTGTGACCAATCAGGCAGGCGTTGCCAGAGGATTTTACAAGGAAGAGGATGTCAAGACGCTTCATGAAGCATTAAATCGGCATCTGTCAAAGGAAGGCGCTGAAATAGACCAATTTTTCTACTGCCCCCATCACCCGGTACATGGAATCTCAGAGTATAAAACGGAGTGCCATTGCCGAAAACCGGAAACCGGAATGTTTGAAATGGCAGAAGCATATTTCCAAGTGGACAAGGCTAATTCCTATATGATCGGTGATAAGCTTTTAGACACAGAAGCCGGTAACCGGTATGGAGTAAGTTCTATTTTAGTTGGAACCGGATACGGAAAAGACATCTATGACTCCATGAAAGAGGAAGAGAGATCAGCGGCATTTGCTTATTACGCCCCTTCCATGAAGGAAGCAGTTGATTATATACTAGGGCGTGTCTGAAAACTCATTGCTCCATTCTGCACGTCCCGCTTTGCAGTATATTTAATCCAAATTCAGTTGGCGTAGTCCACTACGCCGCCTTCATCTGGAACAAATCTCCTACAAAGTGTAACGCACATCTTGAAACAAGCAGTTTTCAGACACACCCTCGCCAGAGAAGGAGGAAAATAACATGGAACCTATGAAATACTTAGAGGAGCTGATGGAACGCTATCCCAATCTTTCCTGTGTAAGGGAAGAGATTAAAAATGCCTATGAGATTCTTGAAGCCTGTTATGTAAATGGCGGTAAGCTTCTCATCGCAGGAAATGGCGGAAGCTGTGCCGATGCAGAGCATATCGTTGGAGAACTGATGAAAGGCTTTGTAAAGCGCCGCAGCGTGTCTCCTGAGTTTCAGGAGACACTGAAAGAAATAGACCCAGAAATGGGAAGCGCCCTGGCTGAAAAGCTTCAGGGAGGACTTCCAGCCATTGCACTGACCGGACACCCTGGCCTTTCCACCGCCTTTTTAAATGATGTGGATGGAGATATGATATTTGCCCAGCAGACTTATGGGTATGGAAAAAAAGGAGATGTACTCCTTGGTATTTCCACCTCAGGCAATTCAAAAAATGTAATGTACGCCATGACCGCTGCCAGGGCACTTGGCATGAAGACCATAGGACTTACGGGAAAAGACGGAGGTCAGCTAAAAAAGACAGCCGACGTTTCCATAGTAGTGCCTGAGTCAGAGACATTTAAAATTCAGGAGCTTCACCTTCCCGTTTATCATGCACTGTGCCTGATGCTGGAAGAGCGGTTCTTTTAAACGGGTTCGCCCAAAACACAGGAGGATGAGATGAAAGACAGACAATGGATAGGCAAGGAAGCCGCATGGAAAGATGAAATCATAGCAGCCGTACTTTTGCTGGCCTTTGCTTTCTTCATTAACAGGGGCATTGAAATAAAAGGACTTTACATGGATGACCTCTATCTGTGGTCCTGCTACGGAGAACAATCCTTCCGGGAGTATGTCTTCCCATTAGGAAGCACCCGGTTCCGTTTCGTATTTAATCTGATTTCATGGCTGGAGCTTATGATCGCAGGTAATCATATTGGCTGGTTTGTACCAATCAATATACTGGTCAATGTCTGTATCGCCTATACGGTATACCGCTTCGGAAAGCGCTTATCCGGAAGGTGGACCATGGGATTTTTAACAGGTATCCTGTATCTCTTATCCCGTATGTCCTACTATCAGATCAGCCAGGTATACGGCTTAATGGAAACACTTGCTCTTTGGGCAGCCATTGGAATCCTTTACTGCCTGTATCGTTATATCACAGAGGAACCTGCAAAAAAAGCCCTCATTCCTTGTTCCGTGGCTCTGTATTTTGCCATCTGCTTTATCCATGAACGGTATATGGTTCTTCTGCCTCTTTTCTACGTTGCATTTTTGATGAAAAAAGAGCGAAAGCTAGTCCCCTGGATCTCCACCACTCTGGCATTTGCAGCGGTACAGGTGATTCGTTTTTTCACCATCGGCAGCATTTCTCCGGCAGGAACCGGAGGTACTACGGTCGCAGAAACCTTTAAAATAACCGGTGTTTTAAAATATGCCGTAAGCCAGATCCTTTATATCTTTGGTATCAATGCAGGCCCGGAGCATCTAAGCGGATTAAGCTGGGACGCATCACCTGCCTGGATTCGGGTCCTTGTCATGGTTTCCGGCCTTATGCTGGCAATTATGACCCTTATATTTCTTGCCGTGGTAATCAAAGAAAAAAAGGACCGCAAAATCAGGTTAAAAGTCATTGGCCTGTTCCTTCTCTTTATTGCCTTGTGCATCGGATCCTCCAGCGTCACCATACGTGTGGAAACCCGCTGGATCTATGTCTCCATGACAGCCGCCTGGCTGTTTGCCGCCTATATGTGCGGGGTGACGGTGCCGAAAAAAGAGCTGAATGCAAATCTTTCCAAGCCTCTGTTATACTGCGGCCTGTTTGTTCTTTACGGTCTGATCATGTTCCCGGTGGAAAGCTTTTACCGCGGAAAATATGAGAATCTCTACTATTGGTCCAATCAGCTCCGCTACAATTCTCTGGCAGAGGAGACCTACGGAAACTATAAGGATAAGCTTTTCGGTAAGAAAATATATATCATTGGCAATACTTATAAAATGAGTGATTTCACCGCCAATACCTTTTTTAAGACCTTTGATAAAAAAAGGACAGCAGAAGGCACGGAAGTGACATTTATCGATTCCATGGGATCCATTGGACTCATCACTCCTAATATGCTGATATTAAGGGAGGATCCAGCTCATAATGCGTTCCAGGATATCACGGATTTCGTTCGTAACTTAAAGTTTGAAAGAGTCTACGGCTGCTACGAAGACGGCTGGCTTGATGAGAATGCCAAGGCCCGCATCATGGCAGGAAATGAAGGGAAGATAACCTTTAAATTCTATTATCCCGGAGTAATAACCGGAATGGAACACATCATAGTTACCGTCAACGGAAGCGAACAAAGAGTCATTCCAATAGATGCCAGCACCGTAATGGCTGAATTTGATGTAGCCCCCTCCCAGGTATCCGAGTTTACCTTTGAAAGCAACTTTTTCTATGATGCAGCAACGGAACAAAGAGGAGAAGACCGTCTGTCCGTAGTAGCGGATATCACAGCAAACTAAGGGTAAGGTGACGCATGAAACGTAAATATCTGTATTATCTCTTACCCCTGTTAGGAACGGTATTCGGTCTCTGGTATATTTTTTCCTCTACCTGCGACGGAATCTATTCCGATTATGTCCGCCTGGTAAACAGCTATCTGCCAGATGTATGGAACCCAGACAAGTTTTTCGTTCCTGATATCCTGACCAGGGTACCGGCCAATTACCTTGGAAGAATTATAAATATCTATTTGTTTGGCTACAACACCATGTTTGACCGTGTCCTGGGTGTACTTGCCTTAGGATTATCCGGAGGTGTAATTGCCGCCTACTGCCTGAGAAAAAAGGTACCATTCCTTTGGTTTTCCCTCCTTATGGTGGTAGTTTTCAGTCTGAACAAATGGGAAATGCTGACCAATGGAAGCGGCTGGACCCATTTTTTATCCTTTGTATGCTTTTATTATCACTATGAGATTTTAGACCGTGTATGGAGCGGAGAGGAAAAACCTCATGACAAGCGAAAGCTTGTATTACTGCCATTTGCCACCACTCTTTTAGTGGCAGGCCCATACTGCGCAATCTATTCCGTAACAGTGATATTAGCCTGCGGCGTTCTGTTCCTCTTAAAAAAGGGAAGAGGGAAATTGGATTACTGCCTGTATGGAGTAAGCGCCTTTATTTCCCTGGGCTTGTACCTTTGGAGCAATTCCTATGCAATCGAGGATCATGCAGCCCCTGCCACAGGATCCATCCTGGATCAGTTAAAAGAAACCCCAGGCTTTTTTGTTCGATTCTTTGTAAAGTCATTTTCCTCCATGGTAATAGGAGGGGAGAGGGCAGAAGAGATATTTCATACCAATCTGCCGTTTCTGATTCTGGGATTCTTTGTCATAGCCCTGTATCTTATTGCCATCTGGTGGAACTTAAAATATCGCCTCTACCAGAGGACCATATTTCCGTTGATTCTCATTGTATCAGGTGGATTAAACCATGTACTGATTGTCATCTCCAGATGGATCTTTCTTCAGGAAAATTACGGGATAAGCTCCAGATATGCTCTGCAGTTCCAGACCGGCATTCTGGGAATCCTACTTACCTTCTGCTTGATTGTTCAAAGCAGAAAAAGAAGGCCAGAAGAGCTTGTCCGCCTCATGGGAGCTGTTGCGGCTGCGGTATTTCTCATAGGGAACATCTACACCACGTACCATGAAATTAAAAAAGCACCCAACCGTTTGGAAATATATGAAAAAAGAGTAAAACTGGCACTTGATTTTGAGAATCTGTCAGACGATGAGCTTCGGGAGAAATTTGAATATAGAAAAAACCGCGAGGACAGCGGTGCCAAGGTGCGCAGCGCACTTACTATTCTTAAGGAAAATGGCTACAGCATATTTCATTCCCGTGAATCATCGAAAAATTAACAACGCAGCCCTTCCTATTGGGAGTATGAAGGTACCTGCTTGAGGAGCATAAATTATGGAAAAAACACTATCGGTCGTAGTCTCATGCTATAACGAAGAACTGGCTCTCGACCAGTTCTATAAAGAGACGGCCAGTATTCTAAAGAGTCTTGACTGGGATTACGAGCTCATATTTGTCAACGACGGAAGCCAGGATAATACCATGGAGGTGCTGACCCAGCTGTCAGAAGGAGACGAAAAAGTAAAAGTCATCAGCTTCTCCCGAAACTTCGGCCATGAAGCAGCCATGATTGCAGGGCTGGATTACAGCAAAGGGGACGGTATCGTCTGCATGGATGCAGACTTACAGCACCCTCCGGAATATCTGCCTGAAATCGTAAAGAAGTTAACAGAAGGATATGACGTCATCAATATGGTTCGTACCAAAAATGAATCAGCAGGCTGGTTTAAAAATCTTGCCTCATCTGCCTTTTACCATCTCATCAACGTCCTTTCTGACGTTAAATTTGAGCCAAATGCCTCAGACTTCTTCGCCATATCAAAGAAAGCTGGAAAGGTCTTAAAGGACAATTACAGAGAAAAGGTACGCTTCCTAAGAGGCTATGTTCAAAATATCGGTTTTCGCAAAACTACGATTGAATATGAAGCCAGAGTGAGAGTGGCGGGAGAGAGTAAGTACAGCATCAAAAAGCTGATCGCATTTTCTTTAAATACCATTATGTGTTTTTCCAACCTTCCTCTTAAGCTTGGCATTTACGCCGGCTGCGGCGCTGGAGTCCTGGGACTTGTCATGATGATCTACACCATATGGAGCTGGGCCAGAGTGGGAACTCCCAATGGATATGCAACTACCATTGTACTGATCTGCTTTATGTTCGCGGTCCTTTTCCTGATTGTAGGTGTTATTGGAAATTATATTGCAATTCTCTTTGCGGAGTTAAAGGACAGGCCCATATATATTGTGGGAGAGACGAAGAACGTGGAAGAGTAGATATCCGATCTCTGTTGCTATTTTATGCGGGTTATAGGATATTTTTAGAAATCACTTGAATTTGGAAACAGAATTGATTATAATTAATATATAAAGAGGAACAACCACCTCATACAAGAGGTTGGCCTATATTAAATGTACAGAATCGCCACCTGATACCGGTCAAAGTATACAAGGGTGGTTTTTCTGTACCCATTTTTGGGTTTAAAGAAAAACTTTACTTACGATTATTATAAATAAAGGTAAGCAATGCAATGATGAAATACCAAAAGCCATAAGGTCTTTAAAGTCAAAATCCATCTGCATCACCTCCCATCTTATGTAAAATGGAAGGCCACCTCCTTGTATTAACATGATTGTTCCATATGAATATTTTACCATAAGAACTAGTGTTCTTCAAATGTAAAGTTAAAAATATACCATTATTTCCTATTATAGGTGAAATATAGCATATAAGCATTGAATAGCGTTGCTGATGGATTTATTTGGAGCTGTAAGCTGGGCAAGTAGAGTGAAAATATTGTTATAAAAAATACGTCTTAATCGGTGGTTAGCTACGGTTTAATATGCTGCGGTAGCATATCAGACTTAGAACCCCGTCTCAAGACGTATTTTTGTCATCTATATGATATTTTTGTATAGAACTCTGTCATAAATTTATGTTGTGACAGCCTCTTAGTCAAAAGTGGGACTGCAGTCGCCAATGATACAAATTGACTATTTAGACAACCCAACACCAGGACCAACCTCTTTGGAAGTGCCCTGAGCAGGAGCAGTAGTCTCAGCCTGAGTTTCCTGAGTGTTCCCATTCCCTGGCTGATTCGTCTGTGCCTGAGTTTCCTGAGTAGGGGTTCCCTGAGTCTCCTGAGGAGTTACCGTACAAACACCATTGGAATCTACCGTGTAGGAAACACCATTAACATTAATGTTCGTAGAAACCGCCATCTTACCATCAGAAGGATTCAGATAATACTGTTTCCCATTAATCTGTGCCATGCCGGTTGCCATGCCGCCGCCTTCATTGAAATAGTACCATGCCCCGTCAACTTGTCTCCAGCCAACGGTCATTTTACCAGAAGAGGTGCTTAAGTAATACTTAGTGCCCCTGTCATCCAGCCATCCGGTCTGCATTTTTCCTTCTTTGGACAGATAATACCAGGTATTGTCTACATTCGTCCAACCTGATGCCATGCTTCCACCCTGATTAAAATAGTACCAGGTGTCATCAAGCTTTGACCAGCCTGTAGTAACCGCGCCACTGTCACCAAGGTAGTACTTAGAATCACCTTCAGTGAACCAGCCAGTAGCCATCACTCCGTCATTGTTTAAATGATACCGC
It encodes the following:
- a CDS encoding GHMP kinase, with the translated sequence MIIRGRAPLRVSFGGGGTDVAPFCVEQGGAIIGSTINKYAYCSIVPREDDQIIVHSLDFDMTVKYNTNENYVYDGRLDLVTAALKAMDIKQGCEVYLQCDAPPGSGLGTSSTVMVALLTAMAKWKGIELDSYAMADLAYKVEREDLKIDGGYQDQYAATFGGFNFIEFHGRNNVVVNPLRIKKEIIHELQYNLLLCYTGNIHVSANIIKDQVSNYEKKDPFDAMCEVKALAYAMKDELLKGNLYSFGKLLDYGWKSKKRMSTKITTPHIDELYEEALKAGALGGKLLGAGGGGFLLVYCPYNVRHKVAARMEAAGGQLTDWNFELRGAQAWITDEARWDYSDIRVKIPGGEYKFNL
- a CDS encoding D-glycero-alpha-D-manno-heptose-1,7-bisphosphate 7-phosphatase — its product is MDKIVFLDRDGTINKEVDYLYRPEDLVILPEVTGALRRLKEHGFRLVVVTNQAGVARGFYKEEDVKTLHEALNRHLSKEGAEIDQFFYCPHHPVHGISEYKTECHCRKPETGMFEMAEAYFQVDKANSYMIGDKLLDTEAGNRYGVSSILVGTGYGKDIYDSMKEEERSAAFAYYAPSMKEAVDYILGRV
- a CDS encoding D-sedoheptulose-7-phosphate isomerase; the encoded protein is MEPMKYLEELMERYPNLSCVREEIKNAYEILEACYVNGGKLLIAGNGGSCADAEHIVGELMKGFVKRRSVSPEFQETLKEIDPEMGSALAEKLQGGLPAIALTGHPGLSTAFLNDVDGDMIFAQQTYGYGKKGDVLLGISTSGNSKNVMYAMTAARALGMKTIGLTGKDGGQLKKTADVSIVVPESETFKIQELHLPVYHALCLMLEERFF
- a CDS encoding glycosyltransferase family 2 protein produces the protein MEKTLSVVVSCYNEELALDQFYKETASILKSLDWDYELIFVNDGSQDNTMEVLTQLSEGDEKVKVISFSRNFGHEAAMIAGLDYSKGDGIVCMDADLQHPPEYLPEIVKKLTEGYDVINMVRTKNESAGWFKNLASSAFYHLINVLSDVKFEPNASDFFAISKKAGKVLKDNYREKVRFLRGYVQNIGFRKTTIEYEARVRVAGESKYSIKKLIAFSLNTIMCFSNLPLKLGIYAGCGAGVLGLVMMIYTIWSWARVGTPNGYATTIVLICFMFAVLFLIVGVIGNYIAILFAELKDRPIYIVGETKNVEE